In Tachysurus vachellii isolate PV-2020 chromosome 12, HZAU_Pvac_v1, whole genome shotgun sequence, the following are encoded in one genomic region:
- the ttc13 gene encoding tetratricopeptide repeat protein 13 isoform X1, translating to MAPAGRAVVLALSLLHLCGSIISTEYFNTLAFFNGELNERGCGPSSEWEEYSPDCDPNVLQLEDPDCEDSSNVACESVFSLNAEKILSQARLFVEQRRFPFPVDDHNTNEELAIGYVLIGNGLYDEAIKHFSLLLQGDPELVSAMYGRGIAYGKKSLQDIKNADLALYELSRVITLEPNRPEVYEQRAEILSPLGRISEALSDLTKAIQLQPSARLYRHRGTLLFISEDYVAAMEDFQQSLELKRNQPIAMLYKGLTFFHRGLLKEAIETFKEALKLKSDFIDAHKSLAQAYRELGDFDSAMESFQKALLLNQNHLQSLQLRGMMLYHHGSLQDAISNFKRCLQLEPYNEVCQYMKGLSHVAMGQFYEGIKAQTKVMLNDPLLGQKASSEYLKVKYLREYSRYLHSHLDVPVTEYNVDQDLPGNFKNHWAKNLPFLIEDYEEQPGLQPHIKDVLPQDFDSYSPEVQRLICTADHLGSLMQYNTSGFLSNQRVHRAMGLASIEVMQAILRTWSNSKVRVSGKTRQLQWRDMFDIAVKWRRIADPDQPVLWLDQMPERSLSRGFNNHINLIRGQIINIRYMEYFGTILDFIKDRILVYHGAYNPRGVQEVKQALENVNKVEDLLPIMKQFNSKTRDGFTVNSKVPSIKDPGTEYDGFTITITGDRVGNMLFSVETQTTEDRTQQYQLEIEALYKDLTAKGKALMLSSELGDSDAVCNLVLSLVYYFCNLMPLSRGSSIVAYSVVMGALMASGKEVVGRIPSGKLVDFEAMTTPSPDRFTKTTKSWMNLKSLPSWYQNLPSVSETFQFARTMIEVLNTDSSSHCPKRS from the exons ATGGCACCTGCTGGCAGAGCTGTAGTGCTAGCGCTCTCGTTGCTGCACTTATGCGGCTCTATCATATCCACAGAATACTTTAACACGCTCGCGTTCTTTAACGGAGAGCTTAACGAGCGCGGCTGCGGACCGTCGTCCGAGTGGGAGGAGTATTCTCCAGACTGCG ATCCCAATGTTCTCCAGCTGGAGGATCCGGACTGTGAGGACAGCAGCAACGTGGCCTGTGAGTCAGTTTTCTCTCTGAACGCAGAGAAGATTCTG AGCCAGGCCAGGCTCTTTGTAGAGCAGCGCCGATTTCCATTCCCTGTTGATGACCACAACACTAACGAGGAGCTCG CCATAGGCTACGTCCTGATCGGTAACGGTCTCTACGATGAAGCCATCAAACACTTCTCCTTGTTACTGCAG GGCGATCCAGAGCTGGTCAGTGCCATGTACGGGAGAGGGATCGCCTACGGGAAAAAGAGCTTGCAG GACATTAAAAATGCTGACTTGGCTCTTTATGAGCTGAGCAGAGTAATCACACTGGAGCCCAACAGGCCAGAGGTTTATGAACAAAGAGcggag attctCTCTCCTCTCGGACGTATTAGTGAAGCTCTGAGTGACCTCACTAAAGCCATCCAGCTGCAGCCTTCAGCACGACTTTACCGCCACCGAGGAACCCTCCTCTTTATTtcagag GATTACGTCGCTGCTATGGAGGACTTCCAGCAGTCTCTGGAGCTGAAGAGGAACCAGCCGATTGCTATGCTCTACAAAGGCCTCACCTTCTTCCACAGGGGTCTGCTTAAG GAGGCCATTGAGACATTTAAAGAAGCGTTGAAGTTGAAGTCAGACTTCATTGATGCGCACAAGAGCCTGGCTCAGGCAtacag ggagctGGGCGACTTTGACAGCGCCATGGAGAGTTTCCAGAAAGCTCTGTTGCTGAATCAGAACCATCTTCAGTCTCTGCAGCTCAGAGGGATGATGCTGTATCACCACGGCAGCCTGCAGGACGCCATCAGCAACTTCAAA AGATGCCTGCAGCTGGAGCCGTATAACGAGGTGTGTCAGTACATGAAGGGTCTGAGTCACGTGGCCATGGGACAGTTCTACGAAGGCATCAAAGCTCAGACTAAAGTCATGCTCAATGATCCACTTCTGGGCCAGAAAGCCAGCTCTGAATATCTCAAAGTCAAATACCTCAGAG AGTACTCTCGATATTTGCACTCTCACCTGGACGTCCCTGTCACGGAGTACAACGTGGATCAGGATCTTCCCGGGAACTTTAAAAACCACTGGGCTAAAAACCTGCCCTTCCTCATAGAGGACTACGAAGAGCAGCCTGGACTGCAGCCGCACATAAA gGACGTTCTGCCGCAGGATTTTGACAGTTACTCTCCGGAGGTGCAGAGGCTGATCTGTACGGCGGATCATCTGGGGTCGCTCATGCAGTACAACACGTCGGGTTTCCTGTCCAACCAGCGCGTCCACAGAG CCATGGGTTTGGCAAGTATCGAGGTGATGCAGGCAATTCTGCGGACGTGGAGTAACTCAAAAGTGCGCGTCAGCGGCAAAACCAGGCAGCTCCAGTGGAGAGACATGTTCGACATCGCCGTTAAATGGAGGAG gattgcTGATCCAGATCAACCTGTTCTCTGGTTGGATCAGATGCCAGAACGGAGCCTGAGCAGAGGATTTAATAACCACATCAACCTAATCAG GGGTCAGATCATCAACATCAGATACATGGAGTACTTTGGCACCATCCTGGACTTCATCAAAGACAGAATATTGGTGTATCACGG AGCGTATAATCCACGAGGAGTGCAGGAGGTGAAACAGGCTCTGGAGAACGTCAACAAAGTGGAGGATCTGCTGCCTATAATGAAG CAGTTTAACAGTAAAACGAGAGACGGCTTCACGGTGAACTCGAAGGTCCCGAGTATAAAGGATCCTGGCACGGAGTACGACGGCTTCACCATAACCATCACCGGAGACCG tgtggGAAACATGCTATTTTCAGTGGAGACTCAGACCACAGAGGACAGGACACAGCAGTACCAGTTGGAGATCGAGGCTCTTTATAAAGACCTGACTGCTAAAGGCAAAGCACTCATGCTGTCCTCTGAGCTAGgg GATTCAGATGCAGTTTGTAACCTCGTTCTCTCTCTGGTGTATTATTTCTGTAACCTCATGCCCCTATCCCGAGGCTCCAG cattgtGGCCTACTCTGTGGTGATGGGAGCTCTGATGGCGAGCGGGAAAGAAGTCGTAGGCAGAATTCCATCTGGGAAG cTGGTGGATTTTGAAGCCATGACCACGCCGAGCCCCGATCGCTTCACTAAAACAACCAAAAGCTGGATGAACTTAAAAAG CCTGCCCAGTTGGTACCAGAACCTTCCATCTGTATCCGAAACGTTCCAGTTCGCCAGAACAATGATCGAGGTCCTGAACACCGACTCGTCTTCACACTGTCCCAAAAGATCTTAA
- the ttc13 gene encoding tetratricopeptide repeat protein 13 isoform X2 → MAPAGRAVVLALSLLHLCGSIISTEYFNTLAFFNGELNERGCGPSSEWEEYSPDCDPNVLQLEDPDCEDSSNVACESVFSLNAEKILSQARLFVEQRRFPFPVDDHNTNEELAIGYVLIGNGLYDEAIKHFSLLLQGDPELVSAMYGRGIAYGKKSLQDIKNADLALYELSRVITLEPNRPEVYEQRAEILSPLGRISEALSDLTKAIQLQPSARLYRHRGTLLFISEDYVAAMEDFQQSLELKRNQPIAMLYKGLTFFHRGLLKEAIETFKEALKLKSDFIDAHKSLAQAYRELGDFDSAMESFQKALLLNQNHLQSLQLRGMMLYHHGSLQDAISNFKRCLQLEPYNEVCQYMKGLSHVAMGQFYEGIKAQTKVMLNDPLLGQKASSEYLKVKYLREYSRYLHSHLDVPVTEYNVDQDLPGNFKNHWAKNLPFLIEDYEEQPGLQPHIKDVLPQDFDSYSPEVQRLICTADHLGSLMQYNTSGFLSNQRVHRAMGLASIEVMQAILRTWSNSKVRVSGKTRQLQWRDMFDIAVKWRRIADPDQPVLWLDQMPERSLSRGFNNHINLIRGQIINIRYMEYFGTILDFIKDRILVYHGAYNPRGVQEVKQALENVNKVEDLLPIMKFNSKTRDGFTVNSKVPSIKDPGTEYDGFTITITGDRVGNMLFSVETQTTEDRTQQYQLEIEALYKDLTAKGKALMLSSELGDSDAVCNLVLSLVYYFCNLMPLSRGSSIVAYSVVMGALMASGKEVVGRIPSGKLVDFEAMTTPSPDRFTKTTKSWMNLKSLPSWYQNLPSVSETFQFARTMIEVLNTDSSSHCPKRS, encoded by the exons ATGGCACCTGCTGGCAGAGCTGTAGTGCTAGCGCTCTCGTTGCTGCACTTATGCGGCTCTATCATATCCACAGAATACTTTAACACGCTCGCGTTCTTTAACGGAGAGCTTAACGAGCGCGGCTGCGGACCGTCGTCCGAGTGGGAGGAGTATTCTCCAGACTGCG ATCCCAATGTTCTCCAGCTGGAGGATCCGGACTGTGAGGACAGCAGCAACGTGGCCTGTGAGTCAGTTTTCTCTCTGAACGCAGAGAAGATTCTG AGCCAGGCCAGGCTCTTTGTAGAGCAGCGCCGATTTCCATTCCCTGTTGATGACCACAACACTAACGAGGAGCTCG CCATAGGCTACGTCCTGATCGGTAACGGTCTCTACGATGAAGCCATCAAACACTTCTCCTTGTTACTGCAG GGCGATCCAGAGCTGGTCAGTGCCATGTACGGGAGAGGGATCGCCTACGGGAAAAAGAGCTTGCAG GACATTAAAAATGCTGACTTGGCTCTTTATGAGCTGAGCAGAGTAATCACACTGGAGCCCAACAGGCCAGAGGTTTATGAACAAAGAGcggag attctCTCTCCTCTCGGACGTATTAGTGAAGCTCTGAGTGACCTCACTAAAGCCATCCAGCTGCAGCCTTCAGCACGACTTTACCGCCACCGAGGAACCCTCCTCTTTATTtcagag GATTACGTCGCTGCTATGGAGGACTTCCAGCAGTCTCTGGAGCTGAAGAGGAACCAGCCGATTGCTATGCTCTACAAAGGCCTCACCTTCTTCCACAGGGGTCTGCTTAAG GAGGCCATTGAGACATTTAAAGAAGCGTTGAAGTTGAAGTCAGACTTCATTGATGCGCACAAGAGCCTGGCTCAGGCAtacag ggagctGGGCGACTTTGACAGCGCCATGGAGAGTTTCCAGAAAGCTCTGTTGCTGAATCAGAACCATCTTCAGTCTCTGCAGCTCAGAGGGATGATGCTGTATCACCACGGCAGCCTGCAGGACGCCATCAGCAACTTCAAA AGATGCCTGCAGCTGGAGCCGTATAACGAGGTGTGTCAGTACATGAAGGGTCTGAGTCACGTGGCCATGGGACAGTTCTACGAAGGCATCAAAGCTCAGACTAAAGTCATGCTCAATGATCCACTTCTGGGCCAGAAAGCCAGCTCTGAATATCTCAAAGTCAAATACCTCAGAG AGTACTCTCGATATTTGCACTCTCACCTGGACGTCCCTGTCACGGAGTACAACGTGGATCAGGATCTTCCCGGGAACTTTAAAAACCACTGGGCTAAAAACCTGCCCTTCCTCATAGAGGACTACGAAGAGCAGCCTGGACTGCAGCCGCACATAAA gGACGTTCTGCCGCAGGATTTTGACAGTTACTCTCCGGAGGTGCAGAGGCTGATCTGTACGGCGGATCATCTGGGGTCGCTCATGCAGTACAACACGTCGGGTTTCCTGTCCAACCAGCGCGTCCACAGAG CCATGGGTTTGGCAAGTATCGAGGTGATGCAGGCAATTCTGCGGACGTGGAGTAACTCAAAAGTGCGCGTCAGCGGCAAAACCAGGCAGCTCCAGTGGAGAGACATGTTCGACATCGCCGTTAAATGGAGGAG gattgcTGATCCAGATCAACCTGTTCTCTGGTTGGATCAGATGCCAGAACGGAGCCTGAGCAGAGGATTTAATAACCACATCAACCTAATCAG GGGTCAGATCATCAACATCAGATACATGGAGTACTTTGGCACCATCCTGGACTTCATCAAAGACAGAATATTGGTGTATCACGG AGCGTATAATCCACGAGGAGTGCAGGAGGTGAAACAGGCTCTGGAGAACGTCAACAAAGTGGAGGATCTGCTGCCTATAATGAAG TTTAACAGTAAAACGAGAGACGGCTTCACGGTGAACTCGAAGGTCCCGAGTATAAAGGATCCTGGCACGGAGTACGACGGCTTCACCATAACCATCACCGGAGACCG tgtggGAAACATGCTATTTTCAGTGGAGACTCAGACCACAGAGGACAGGACACAGCAGTACCAGTTGGAGATCGAGGCTCTTTATAAAGACCTGACTGCTAAAGGCAAAGCACTCATGCTGTCCTCTGAGCTAGgg GATTCAGATGCAGTTTGTAACCTCGTTCTCTCTCTGGTGTATTATTTCTGTAACCTCATGCCCCTATCCCGAGGCTCCAG cattgtGGCCTACTCTGTGGTGATGGGAGCTCTGATGGCGAGCGGGAAAGAAGTCGTAGGCAGAATTCCATCTGGGAAG cTGGTGGATTTTGAAGCCATGACCACGCCGAGCCCCGATCGCTTCACTAAAACAACCAAAAGCTGGATGAACTTAAAAAG CCTGCCCAGTTGGTACCAGAACCTTCCATCTGTATCCGAAACGTTCCAGTTCGCCAGAACAATGATCGAGGTCCTGAACACCGACTCGTCTTCACACTGTCCCAAAAGATCTTAA
- the clec11a gene encoding C-type lectin domain family 11 member A has translation MRFSILLLAVLALPCVSWAEAEGNGTALAQDIQSDGVRGRGDTPDIIEDPEPTAAESDYENNYNYLLSRLAAVDQAIHKLNVGHYTLDVKVSQLLDRLLQLEGKVADVEDSIHDVSNFCRDNRREIGRLEGCVKGRKVGQKCFLVYRVYDTYVGASQKCQERGGRMAMPRDRREQEALAEYVKLVLPGSNWPVWLGINDLRSEGLYLFDDGTRVTYFQWRKHFLSSQPDGGKRENCVAMSSDDGDWWDNYCDRRMYYLCEFEA, from the exons atgAGGTTCTCTATTCTCCTGCTTGCTGTGTTGGCATTGCCGTGTGTGTCCTGGGCCGAGGCTGAAGGAAACGGCACTGCACTCGCCCAGGATATTCAG AGCGACGGCGTGAGAGGGCGAGGAGACACTCCCGACATCATTGAAGATCCTGAGCCCACGGCCGCCGAGTCCGACTATGAGAATAACTACAACTACTTGT TGTCGCGGCTGGCGGCTGTTGACCAGGCCATCCATAAGCTGAACGTGGGCCACTACACGCTGGACGTGAAGGTGAGCCAGCTGCTGGACAGGCTGCTGCAGCTGGAGGGCAAAGTGGCCGATGTCGAGGACTCCATTCACGACGTCTCCAACTTCTGCAGGGATAACCGCAGAGAAATCGGCCGTCTGGAAG GTTGCGTTAAGGGCCGGAAGGTTGGTCAGAAGTGCTTCCTGGTGTACCGCGTGTACGACACCTACGTTGGTGCTTCTCAGAAATGCCAGGAGCGCGGTGGACGCATGGCAATGCCGCGGGACCGGCGTGAACAAGAGGCTCTGGCAGAGTATGTGAAGCTAGTCTTACCTGGCAGTAACTGGCCCGTGTGGCTGGGCATTAATGACCTGCGCTCTGAGGGGCTCTACCTGTTCGACGACGGCACACGGGTCACCTATTTCCAGTGGAGGAAACACTTCCTGTCCAGCCAGCCAGATGGCGGGAAACGGGAAAACTGTGTCGCAATGTCCTCCGATGACGGAGACTGGTGGGACAACTACTGCGATCGCCGCATGTACTACCTGTGCGAGTTTGAGGCTTGA
- the c12h1orf198 gene encoding uncharacterized protein C1orf198 homolog, whose translation MAATAMDGAAVDARVSEAKKHEYFSSINSMARKIMQEREKIKETYGSAWEDMSPTEQDSAIDDGMMEPKVRARYAMHRTDREQVVCYPKMLIQTGQKTVHFGEEDLTWQDEHSAPFSWETKSQLEFSVIAGALESASSSVIESKPKTSQSSKLPGIEGSGQVRRDEESSFWKLSAERSRLEGEKADFQSLTPSQIKSMEKGEKPLYLRSESREGQEPAAPRPIKPRVSKPPAPPPPAPISMNPAPLSVTPAALSVTQAPLNVTQAPLSVTPAALSVTQAPLSVTPVALNMTKAPLSVTPSPLNLNPAPAAPLGGWERAQSTLPSVSSTLDDVFSPGLGPKTPFESTKDREKEDNVQTGSPAFSQYNTSSSILKTGFDFLDNW comes from the exons atggCCGCTACGGCGATGGACGGGGCTGCGGTCGATGCGCGCGTCAGCGAGGCGAAAAAGCACGAATACTTCAGCTCGATTAACTCCATGGCCAGGAAGATAATGCAGGAAAGAGAGAAGATTAAGGAGACGTACGGCTCGGCTTGGGAGGACATGTCGCCGACCGAACAGGACTCAGCTATCGACGACGGGATGATGGAGCCGAAGGTCCGCGCTCGGTACGCGATGCACCGGACGGACCGCGAACAAGTGGTTTGTTATCCGAAAATGTTGATCCAAACCGGCCAGAAAACCGTCCACTTCGGAGAGGAG GATCTAACTTGGCAGGATGAACATTCTGCACCCTTTTCTTGGGAGACCAAA AGTCAACTGGAATTTAGTGTGATCGCAGGTGCTCTGGAGTCCGCGTCGTCGTCCGTGATCGAATCCAAACCCAAAACGTCTCAGAGCAGCAAGCTTCCAGGGATCGAGGGCTCGGGACAGGTGCGGCGTGATGAGGAGTCATCGTTCTGGAAGCTGAGTGCTGAGAGGTCACGTCTGGAGGGTGAGAAGGCAGACTTCCAGTCGCTCACGCCCAGTCAGATAAAGTCGATGGAGAAAGGAGAGAAGCCTTTGTACCTGAGGTCTGAATCCAGGGAAGGACAGGAACCTGCAGCACCACGTCCCATCAAACCAAGAGTGTCTAAACCTCCAGCGCCTCCTCCTCCTGCCCCCATCAGCATGAACCCGGCACCTCTTAGTGTTACCCCAGCGGCTCTGAGCGTAACGCAGGCACCTCTGAACGTGACCCAGGCGCCTCTTAGTGTCACCCCGGCGGCTCTGAGCGTGACCCAGGCACCTCTTAGTGTTACCCCTGTGGCTCTGAACATGACGAAGGCACCTCTGAGTGTTACACCGTCACCTCTGAACTTGAACCCAGCACCCGCTGCACCACTAGGAGGCTGGGAAAGAGCTCAGAGCACCCTGCCATCCGTCAGCAGCACCCTAGATGACGTGTTCAGTCCTGGTTTGGGCCCGAAAACACCGTTTGAGTCGAccaaagacagagaaaaggaagaCAACGTGCAAACTGGAAGCCCTGCATTTTCACAA TACAACACGAGCAGCAGCATCCTGAAGACCGGCTTTGACTTTCTGGACAACTGGTAA